In the Hordeum vulgare subsp. vulgare chromosome 7H, MorexV3_pseudomolecules_assembly, whole genome shotgun sequence genome, one interval contains:
- the LOC123409858 gene encoding 36.4 kDa proline-rich protein-like — translation MVASTKKLRSLLLTFLLLITTAIAAPTLACDDCHKPKAPKHSHPPKSHAPCPPVVGPPKGHTPRPPVVGPPKGHVPRPPVVGPPKGHVPRPPVVGPPKGHVPRPPVVGPPKGHVPRPPVVGPPKGHVPPPVTTPPVVVGPPVTYPPITNPPPRGPIVRPPVTSPPVVVGPPVTFPPITSPPAVSPPVTYPAPPVIAPPVTTPPPSPPVTTPAPSPPVTTPAPSPPVTTPPSPPATTPPSTPGSTPPSPPGGTSCGCRSQPPPPPATQTCPVDTLKLGACVDLLGGLVHIGLGDPVVNQCCPLLEGLAELEAAACLCTTIRLKLLNINLVLPLAVQLLLTCGKTPPRGYTCSI, via the coding sequence ATGGTGGCGAGCACGAAGAAGCTACGGTCGCTCCTGCTgaccttcctcctcctcatcaccaCCGCCATCGCGGCGCCCACCCTCGCCTGCGACGACTGCCACAAGCCCAAGGCCCCCAAGCATTCCCACCCGCCCAAGAGCCACGCACCTTGCCCGCCGGTCGTCGGCCCGCCCAAGGGCCACACACCTCGCCCGCCGGTCGTCGGCCCGCCCAAGGGCCACGTCCCTCGCCCGCCGGTCGTCGGCCCGCCCAAGGGCCACGTCCCTCGCCCGCCGGTCGTCGGCCCGCCCAAGGGCCACGTCCCTCGCCCGCCGGTCGTCGGCCCGCCCAAGGGCCACGTCCCTCGCCCGCCGGTCGTTGGCCCGCCCAAGGGTCACGTTCCTCCGCCGGTCACCACTCCTCCCGTCGTCGTCGGCCCGCCGGTCACGTACCCgcccatcaccaaccctcctcccaGGGGGCCCATCGTGCGCCCGCCGGTCACCTCTCCTCCCGTCGTCGTCGGGCCGCCGGTCACCTTCCCGCCCATCACCAGCCCTCCCGCCGTCAGCCCGCCGGTAACGTACCCTGCGCCACCGGTGATCGCCCCTCCGGTCACCACTCCTCCCCCGTCGCCGCCAGTCACCACTCCTGCCCCGTCGCCGCCAGTCACCACTCCTGCCCCGTCGCCGCCGGTCACCACTCCTCCGTCTCCGCCGGCCACCACTCCCCCGTCGACGCCGGGGAGCACACCCCCGTCGCCGCCGGGGGGCACATCGTGCGGCTGTCGGTCgcagccgccaccgccgccggcgACGCAGACGTGCCCGGTGGACACGCTGAAGCTCGGGGCGTGCGTGGACCTGCTGGGCGGGCTGGTGCATATCGGGCTGGGCGACCCGGTGGTGAACCAGTGCTGCCCGCTGCTGGAGGGGCTGGCGGAGCTGGAGGCGGCGGCGTGCCTGTGCACCACCATCCGGCTGAAGCTCCTCAACATCAACCTCGTCCTGCCCCTCGCCGTCCAGCTCCTCCTCACCTGCGGCAAGACCCCGCCCCGCGGCTACACCTGCTCCATCTAA